From the Butyrivibrio fibrisolvens genome, one window contains:
- a CDS encoding RluA family pseudouridine synthase yields the protein MKEFIIKDNEAGKRLDKFLGHYLSKASTGFIYKMLRKKNIVINGKKATGQEKLQVGDIVTLWLSDDTFLKFANDRLARAQRGEGVSVTEFKKAFKSLKGIEVIYENKDVVFVNKPVGILTQKAEQGDVSLNEWIVGYLLDTTAIEPDDLITFRPSVCNRLDRNTSGIVICAKSLKGAQMMAKGLKNRTFKKYYRTVVSGIIDKPEEIKGLLKKDNKTNTVTVRNISDLNDKSDNYKSDNDNPDNDNPNNVELYNKSKKETSITNDPETDKVNNSSYIETAYSPVSVNKKWNLTYLEVELRTGKTHQIRAHLSGIGHPIVGDPKYGDEKVNENFKQTYGLKSQLLHCYRLEFPDDEAAFGNLAGMEIVAPLYSKFKNLVEDKFNN from the coding sequence ATGAAAGAATTTATTATTAAAGACAACGAGGCCGGCAAGAGACTTGATAAGTTTCTGGGGCATTACTTGTCCAAAGCATCTACGGGATTTATCTACAAGATGCTTCGTAAAAAGAATATCGTTATTAATGGCAAAAAAGCTACAGGTCAGGAGAAACTTCAAGTCGGAGATATCGTGACCCTGTGGCTTTCTGACGATACATTCCTTAAATTTGCCAATGACAGACTTGCCAGAGCACAAAGAGGCGAAGGTGTATCTGTAACGGAATTCAAGAAGGCATTTAAAAGCCTTAAGGGAATTGAAGTTATCTATGAAAATAAGGATGTTGTATTTGTTAATAAACCTGTAGGGATTCTTACTCAAAAAGCAGAACAAGGTGATGTATCGCTTAATGAGTGGATAGTGGGTTATCTTCTTGATACAACTGCAATTGAACCGGATGACCTGATCACCTTCAGGCCATCTGTATGTAACCGCCTTGATCGTAATACATCAGGAATCGTTATCTGCGCCAAAAGCTTAAAAGGCGCACAGATGATGGCAAAAGGGCTTAAAAACAGGACTTTTAAGAAATATTATAGAACAGTCGTATCAGGGATCATAGATAAGCCGGAAGAGATCAAAGGACTTCTGAAAAAAGATAATAAGACCAACACGGTCACTGTCAGAAACATATCGGATCTTAATGATAAGTCTGATAATTATAAGTCTGATAATGATAATCCGGATAACGATAATCCGAATAATGTTGAATTATATAACAAGTCAAAAAAAGAAACGTCTATTACTAATGACCCGGAGACCGACAAAGTCAACAACTCATCTTATATAGAAACAGCTTATAGCCCTGTATCCGTCAATAAGAAGTGGAATCTGACTTACCTTGAAGTAGAACTTCGTACAGGTAAAACTCATCAGATAAGGGCTCATCTGTCAGGAATAGGTCACCCAATAGTGGGAGACCCCAAATACGGCGATGAGAAGGTCAATGAGAACTTTAAACAGACTTATGGACTTAAGTCCCAGCTTCTTCATTGCTACAGACTAGAGTTCCCTGATGATGAAGCTGCGTTTGGCAATCTTGCGGGAATGGAGATTGTAGCTCCTTTATATTCTAAGTTTAAAAATCTTGTTGAAGATAAGTTTAATAATTAG
- a CDS encoding pseudouridine synthase, whose translation MQRLDKFLSDFGIGTRKQIKEHIKNGAVTVNGQPVKKADMHIDENADKVVFMGQELVYEKFRYYMLNKPDGVISATRDGRTTTVLNLLKDENVKDLSPVGRLDIDTEGLLLITNDGQLIHRLLSPSHHVDKEYEVHLKKELSDDDIDKLTKGVDIGDVRKDGTPDITLPAVVKRGDTDKEGRPVVFLTIHEGRFHQVKRMMEAVGNEVLYLRRIRMGAISLDESLELGQYRRLTDEEIKMLTDNNSSDQ comes from the coding sequence GTGCAAAGACTTGATAAATTTCTTTCTGATTTTGGAATAGGAACCAGAAAACAGATCAAAGAACACATAAAAAACGGGGCTGTCACAGTTAACGGACAGCCCGTAAAAAAAGCAGATATGCATATAGATGAAAACGCCGATAAGGTTGTATTTATGGGGCAGGAACTTGTGTATGAGAAGTTCCGTTATTACATGCTCAATAAGCCGGACGGCGTTATTTCTGCGACAAGAGACGGTAGGACTACAACAGTCCTTAATCTTCTTAAAGATGAGAATGTTAAGGATCTATCACCTGTAGGAAGGCTTGACATAGATACTGAAGGCCTGCTACTGATAACCAATGATGGACAGCTCATCCACAGACTTTTATCGCCTAGTCATCATGTTGATAAGGAATACGAAGTTCATCTTAAAAAGGAACTTTCAGATGATGATATCGATAAGCTTACAAAGGGCGTAGATATAGGCGATGTGAGAAAAGACGGGACACCTGACATAACACTTCCTGCTGTTGTAAAACGCGGTGATACAGACAAAGAGGGCCGCCCTGTTGTATTTCTTACAATACATGAAGGAAGATTTCATCAGGTCAAAAGAATGATGGAAGCTGTAGGCAATGAAGTTCTCTATCTTAGAAGGATCAGAATGGGAGCTATAAGTCTTGATGAAAGCCTTGAACTTGGTCAGTACAGAAGACTTACTGATGAAGAGATAAAGATGCTTACTGATAATAACAGCAGTGATCAATAA
- a CDS encoding N-acetylmuramoyl-L-alanine amidase family protein: protein MSKKIKSFISIFALTAMVFILLFTSENATFTVNAAKNNVVIVLDPGHGGTGDRNLGAQYNGISEKEITLKVANYAKAYLESFDNVTVYMTRTTDTVVSLEDRVKFAKSVNADFMYSIHFNASVDHDLCGSEVWVSAYDKYYENGYEFASAEVAELSKLGLYIRGIKTRLGNNGDYYGIIRHARNYDVNAVIIEHCYIDHPADLAWIRSQADPYQTLGIADATAIAKYFGLKSSKLSIDYSNYKNVDVKTPTQVMANDLTAPTVCTLNSAVMNKSTGDITASITASDPETPIIYYRYSFDGGKNWSYVVAWDHSKTTNTVVIHDPSKSAASLTIQVYNQYDLKTTSSTISISK from the coding sequence ATGAGTAAAAAGATTAAGTCATTTATTAGTATTTTTGCATTGACAGCTATGGTATTTATTTTGTTATTTACTTCTGAAAATGCCACTTTTACAGTAAATGCAGCCAAGAACAATGTTGTGATCGTGCTGGATCCGGGACACGGTGGTACCGGTGACAGGAATCTTGGTGCCCAGTACAATGGGATCAGTGAAAAAGAGATCACTCTTAAAGTTGCAAATTATGCTAAAGCTTATCTTGAAAGCTTTGACAATGTCACTGTATATATGACTAGAACTACAGATACTGTTGTAAGCCTTGAAGACCGTGTTAAATTTGCCAAGAGTGTAAATGCAGACTTTATGTATTCCATACACTTTAACGCATCTGTAGATCACGATCTGTGCGGATCTGAAGTATGGGTATCTGCATATGACAAGTATTATGAAAACGGATATGAGTTTGCAAGCGCGGAAGTAGCTGAACTGTCCAAGCTTGGCCTGTATATAAGAGGTATCAAGACAAGACTTGGCAATAATGGTGACTACTACGGGATCATAAGACATGCAAGAAATTATGATGTAAATGCTGTTATCATAGAGCACTGCTATATAGATCATCCGGCAGATCTTGCCTGGATCCGTTCTCAGGCAGATCCTTATCAGACACTTGGAATTGCAGATGCTACAGCTATTGCTAAGTATTTCGGTCTTAAGTCATCTAAGCTTTCTATAGATTATTCTAATTACAAGAATGTAGATGTTAAGACTCCTACTCAAGTTATGGCCAATGACCTCACAGCGCCTACTGTATGTACACTTAACTCGGCAGTTATGAATAAATCAACCGGAGATATCACTGCCAGTATTACTGCATCAGATCCTGAAACACCTATTATCTATTATAGATACAGCTTTGACGGTGGTAAGAACTGGTCATACGTAGTAGCATGGGATCATAGTAAGACGACCAATACAGTTGTTATACATGACCCGTCCAAATCAGCTGCAAGTCTGACGATACAGGTATACAATCAGTATGACCTTAAGACTACAAGCAGTACTATATCGATTAGTAAGTAA
- the coaD gene encoding pantetheine-phosphate adenylyltransferase — protein sequence MKIAVYPGSFDPVTLGHLDIVKRASMMFDKVIVTVMHNSAKSSLFSVDERVKMIKEAVSEFKNVEVDSYDGLLIDYCKEQNIHIVVRGLRAITDFEYELQIAQTNRELSHNNVDTVFLTTNLRYSYLSSSTVKEIASYGGEVSRMVSENVYKALELKYNKHLN from the coding sequence ATGAAAATAGCAGTATATCCAGGTTCTTTTGATCCGGTTACACTCGGACACCTTGATATCGTAAAAAGAGCATCAATGATGTTCGATAAAGTCATTGTTACTGTTATGCATAACTCGGCTAAGAGTTCGTTGTTTTCGGTAGATGAACGTGTTAAAATGATAAAAGAAGCTGTCAGCGAATTTAAGAACGTAGAAGTGGATTCATATGACGGCCTGTTAATTGATTATTGTAAGGAGCAAAACATACATATAGTTGTGAGAGGTCTTCGTGCTATCACTGATTTCGAGTATGAACTTCAGATCGCACAGACTAACAGGGAATTATCTCATAACAATGTTGACACGGTTTTCCTTACGACCAATCTTCGTTATTCATATCTTAGCAGCTCAACTGTCAAAGAGATTGCCAGCTATGGCGGCGAAGTATCAAGAATGGTTTCTGAGAATGTTTATAAAGCTTTGGAACTTAAATACAACAAACATCTAAACTAA
- the rsmD gene encoding 16S rRNA (guanine(966)-N(2))-methyltransferase RsmD, producing MRVIAGEARSIPLITPKGDDTRPTQDRIKETLFNMIQMEVPGAVFIDLYAGSGGIGIEALSRGARHAYFIDRGGEPIKCITANVHKCHFDEKSTIIKKDAAMALRSIHEKEVDIIFIDPPYEADLYEHTLRTLASLPYVSEYTTIICEASLEEDFSFAEGLGYEIKREKTYKNNKHVFLKKVANS from the coding sequence ATGCGAGTAATAGCAGGTGAAGCGCGTAGTATCCCACTTATTACACCAAAAGGCGATGATACACGTCCCACACAGGACAGGATCAAAGAGACTCTTTTTAACATGATCCAGATGGAAGTTCCGGGAGCTGTGTTTATCGATCTTTATGCAGGCAGCGGCGGAATCGGAATAGAAGCTCTTTCAAGAGGCGCCAGACATGCATACTTTATAGACAGAGGCGGCGAGCCTATTAAGTGTATCACAGCCAATGTGCACAAGTGTCACTTCGATGAGAAGTCGACTATCATCAAGAAGGATGCGGCGATGGCTCTTAGATCCATTCATGAAAAAGAGGTAGATATTATATTTATAGATCCTCCGTATGAAGCAGATCTTTATGAGCATACATTAAGGACTCTTGCGTCACTTCCATATGTTTCGGAGTATACGACTATCATATGCGAAGCAAGCCTTGAAGAGGATTTTTCTTTTGCTGAGGGACTTGGCTATGAAATAAAAAGAGAAAAGACATACAAGAATAACAAGCATGTTTTTCTTAAAAAGGTGGCAAACTCATGA